Proteins from a genomic interval of Nasonia vitripennis strain AsymCx chromosome 3, Nvit_psr_1.1, whole genome shotgun sequence:
- the LOC103317667 gene encoding uncharacterized protein LOC103317667: protein MATLLTSLSGNSWSELECHTTDALLKQTAYYVHKLKPYITEIKLKNNFEHPNTFSGTSLHIFPKKSLDTVPTDFWQKKDDLLCTESDPEFIAAK from the exons ATGGCGACC TTGCTAACCTCTCTCTCAG GTAACAGTTGGTCGGAACTTGAATGCCACACAACTGATGCATTGCTCAAGCAAACTGCATATTATGTTCATAAACTGAAGCCGTACATTACCGAGATTAAATTAAAGAATAACTTTGAGCATCCCAATACCTTCAGTGGAACGTCATTGCACATATTTCCTAAAAAGAGCTTAGATACAGTACCTACAGATTTTTGGCAGAAAAAAGACGATTTGCTGTGTACTGAAAGCGATCCTGAATTTATAGCTGCTAAATAA
- the LOC100115242 gene encoding adenosine deaminase-like protein: MSANKDDQEKSNESLKRFCQQIPKIELHAHLNGSLSRQTLTKLYKTKHPVETEKCEIFHIEKCKSLTEIFEVFSFAYSVTTTPEAIYTATYDTIREFHDDNVIYLELRSTPRAENGMTKKEYILAILRAIESCKMEGLIITVKLLISVNRKQGFKAAKENIHLAIEMSKEYENIVGIDLSGDPTKGDAFIELLSQARKAGLRIAAHCAEVANEVETMDILKFKPERLGHGTCIHPSTNGTEKLYQALLDSKIPVELCLTSNVKCKTVMTYDEHHFKYLNDSKHPICICTDDKGVFDTTLSKELQLAAKYFNLNNEDLVTLMKSTVDYTFATDIEKNNLLEIINRFDTTRGEITE, translated from the exons atgagCGCAAACAAAGATGATCAGGAGAAAAGCAATGAAAGCTTAAAAAGATTTTGTCAACAAATACCAAAAATT GAACTGCATGCACATCTGAATGGGTCTTTGAGCAGGCAGACTCTCACAAAACTATACAAAACGAAACATCCAGTTGAAActgaaaaatgtgaaattttcCATATTGAGAAGTGCAAATCTTTAACAga AATATTTGAAGTTTTTTCATTCGCGTACTCTGTTACCACCACACCTGAAGCCATATACACTGCTACTTATGATACGATAAGAGAATTTCATGATGACaatgttatttatttagaattgAGAAGTACGCCACGAGCAGAAAATGGAATGACAAAAAAGGAATATATACTAGCTATTTTAAGAGCTATTGA atCCTGTAAAATGGAAGGACTGATCATAACTGTGAAGCTGTTAATATCTGTTAATCGAAAACAAGGTTTCAAAGCAGCTAAAGAAAATATTCACTTAGCAATAGAAATGAGTAAAGAGTATGAGAACATAGTTGGCATTGACTTGAGTGGAGATCCAACTAAAGGAGATGCTTTTATTGAATTACTCAGTCAAGCACGAAAAGCTGGCTTGAGGATTGCTGCCCATTGTGCTGAG GTAGCCAATGAGGTTGAAACAATGGACATCCTAAAATTTAAGCCTGAAAGGCTTGGTCATGGTACCTGCATACACCCAAGTACAAATGGGACAGAAAAACTATACCAAGCTTTATTAGATTCTAAGATTCCTGTTG AATTATGTTTGACATCCAATGTTAAGTGTAAAACTGTGATGACTTATGACGAACACCATTTCAAATACTTGAATGATTCGAAGCATCccatatgtatatgt ACCGACGATAAAGGTGTTTTCGATACCACATTGTCAAAAGAATTGCAATTAGCTGCCAAGTATTTCAACCTAAATAACGAAGACCTTGTAACTCTGATGAAATCTACCGTTGATTATACTTTTGCTActgatattgaaaaaaataatttgttagaAATAATCAATAGATTCGATACTACTCGCGGAGAAATtactgaataa